From [Clostridium] symbiosum, a single genomic window includes:
- a CDS encoding major tail protein, with amino-acid sequence MTLGLKDLYYAVCTEADGAESYGTPKKMAEAMSADLSVKTADGSLYADDTLSESVTEFASGTLKLGIKDLTPEVLAELLGQAVDKNSVVWAGKEDEPPYVAVGFRAKKTGGKYRYVWLLKAKFKVPSEKYETKGESIKFNTPDIEASFTTRKKDNLWKADFVGTEESAAAKTWFTAVPEKAAAMESV; translated from the coding sequence ATGACACTGGGACTGAAAGATTTATATTACGCCGTATGCACAGAGGCAGACGGAGCAGAGAGCTACGGGACACCTAAGAAAATGGCAGAGGCAATGAGCGCCGATTTATCCGTAAAGACAGCAGACGGCAGCTTGTATGCAGACGACACATTAAGCGAGAGCGTCACGGAGTTTGCAAGCGGAACGCTTAAGCTGGGAATTAAAGACCTTACGCCGGAAGTGCTGGCAGAGCTGCTGGGACAGGCAGTAGATAAGAACAGCGTAGTATGGGCGGGAAAAGAGGACGAGCCGCCGTATGTTGCTGTAGGGTTCAGAGCTAAGAAAACGGGTGGTAAATACCGTTACGTATGGCTGCTTAAAGCAAAATTTAAAGTACCGTCTGAAAAGTACGAAACAAAGGGCGAGAGTATCAAGTTTAACACGCCGGACATTGAGGCATCTTTTACAACAAGAAAGAAAGATAACTTGTGGAAAGCAGACTTTGTGGGAACAGAGGAAAGCGCAGCGGCTAAAACGTGGTTTACAGCAGTGCCGGAAAAGGCAGCAGCAATGGAAAGCGTATAA
- a CDS encoding DNA-packaging protein, with protein MAADTTTLTEKMRAALRISSTSEKITEEINDCIAACKADMKNDGVKVIKETDGLIIRAITLYCKAEFGFNNAAEQFRKSYDALKMRLSLSAEYNTAPQVSETDTNSTESGV; from the coding sequence ATGGCAGCAGATACCACAACATTAACCGAGAAAATGCGGGCGGCGCTGCGTATCAGCAGCACCAGTGAGAAAATTACAGAGGAAATAAACGACTGTATAGCCGCCTGCAAAGCTGATATGAAAAACGACGGCGTAAAAGTGATAAAAGAGACAGACGGGTTGATTATCAGAGCAATTACACTGTATTGCAAGGCAGAGTTTGGTTTTAACAATGCTGCGGAACAATTTAGAAAGTCATACGACGCACTTAAAATGCGCTTATCTTTATCAGCAGAATACAACACAGCGCCGCAAGTGTCCGAAACGGACACCAACAGCACAGAAAGTGGGGTGTAA
- a CDS encoding phage major capsid protein, translating to MRLKEIEERLAQIKAELTTRAAELKEEEITALEKEVNALQEERAAITAAAEKRSALLARIAAGENVDDGNGGEGQQRVLRNFKGAAGEGDNDDKYGSMEYRKAFMKYVCRGEALPKEYRADAVSKSTDVGAVIPTTVLNQIVEKLESTGMILALVTRTAYKGGVSIPVSAVKPTATWVNEGAGSDKQKKNIAKDGMITFAYHKLRCAVAVSLEVDTMAISAFETLLINNIVEAMTKALEQAIIDGNGTGKPKGILAETPADGQTIESAAPSYSDLIKAEGALPMAYENGAVWCMSKKTFMEYVGMTDKNGQPIAKVNYGTSGKPERTLLGRTVVLCDYVASYSAALAKDTIFAFLFNFKDYVLNTNYSMGVKKYEDNDTDDQITKGIMLVDGKVVDKNSLVVVKKIEAV from the coding sequence ATGAGATTAAAAGAAATCGAGGAAAGATTAGCACAGATTAAGGCAGAGCTTACCACAAGAGCGGCAGAGCTGAAAGAAGAGGAAATTACAGCACTTGAAAAAGAAGTAAATGCATTGCAGGAAGAAAGAGCGGCGATTACAGCGGCAGCAGAAAAGCGCAGCGCCTTACTTGCAAGAATTGCAGCAGGCGAGAACGTAGACGACGGAAACGGCGGCGAGGGACAGCAGAGAGTGCTTAGAAATTTCAAGGGCGCAGCAGGAGAGGGCGATAACGACGACAAGTACGGCAGTATGGAATACCGAAAAGCATTTATGAAATACGTGTGCAGAGGCGAGGCGCTGCCGAAAGAGTACAGAGCAGATGCAGTAAGCAAAAGCACGGACGTAGGCGCAGTTATTCCTACCACAGTGCTTAACCAGATTGTAGAGAAACTGGAAAGCACAGGAATGATTTTAGCCCTTGTAACCAGAACTGCATACAAGGGCGGCGTTTCTATCCCCGTATCTGCTGTAAAGCCTACTGCAACATGGGTAAATGAGGGAGCGGGCAGCGACAAGCAGAAAAAGAATATTGCAAAAGACGGTATGATTACTTTTGCATACCATAAGCTGCGCTGTGCAGTAGCCGTATCTCTGGAAGTAGATACAATGGCAATCAGCGCTTTTGAAACACTGCTTATTAACAATATTGTTGAGGCAATGACAAAAGCGTTAGAGCAGGCAATCATTGACGGAAACGGAACAGGAAAACCGAAAGGAATTTTAGCAGAGACACCAGCCGACGGGCAGACAATCGAGAGCGCCGCACCGTCTTACAGTGATTTGATTAAGGCAGAGGGTGCTTTACCTATGGCTTATGAAAATGGCGCTGTGTGGTGCATGAGTAAAAAGACCTTTATGGAATATGTAGGCATGACAGATAAGAACGGGCAGCCTATCGCAAAAGTGAACTATGGAACATCTGGAAAGCCGGAAAGAACGCTTTTAGGCAGAACAGTTGTACTTTGCGATTACGTAGCAAGCTACAGCGCAGCACTTGCGAAAGATACAATTTTTGCATTCCTTTTCAATTTCAAGGACTACGTGCTTAATACAAACTACTCTATGGGCGTAAAGAAGTATGAGGACAACGACACAGACGACCAGATTACAAAGGGCATTATGCTTGTAGACGGCAAGGTAGTAGACAAAAACAGCCTTGTAGTTGTAAAGAAAATCGAGGCAGTGTAA
- a CDS encoding HK97 family phage prohead protease, with protein MPIKKEREYRALAAPLTAQSATKLIQTEYYVEGYATTFDAPYLLYEFEDGTKIYERIDAHALDGADMSDVIMQYDHEGRVFARQSNKTLILQPDYKGLKVAADLGKTDLARGLYQDIEAGMINKMSWAFSVAEESYDRETHTRTILKIKKVYDVSAVSIPANGDTEISARAFASRSYEQERQELLKRRAAILKIRASL; from the coding sequence ATGCCGATTAAGAAAGAGCGGGAATATAGGGCGCTGGCAGCGCCATTGACAGCGCAGAGTGCAACGAAATTGATACAGACGGAGTATTACGTAGAGGGTTACGCCACTACGTTTGATGCGCCGTATTTGCTGTATGAATTTGAGGACGGCACAAAGATTTACGAAAGAATAGACGCACACGCTTTAGACGGTGCAGACATGAGCGACGTTATCATGCAGTACGACCATGAGGGCAGGGTATTTGCCAGACAGTCAAACAAGACGCTGATTTTACAGCCGGACTATAAAGGGCTTAAGGTGGCGGCTGATTTAGGCAAGACAGATTTAGCCCGTGGGCTATACCAAGACATAGAGGCAGGCATGATAAATAAAATGTCATGGGCTTTTAGCGTAGCAGAGGAAAGCTACGACAGAGAAACACACACAAGGACGATTTTGAAAATCAAGAAAGTTTATGATGTGTCAGCCGTGAGCATTCCAGCAAACGGCGATACTGAAATAAGCGCCCGTGCTTTTGCGAGTAGGAGTTACGAGCAGGAGAGGCAGGAGTTGCTTAAGAGGCGGGCAGCAATACTAAAGATTAGAGCGAGCTTATAA
- a CDS encoding phage portal protein, with protein sequence MKFLDYLFHGKELRYIDSYFKMLNGYSPTFTSYNGGVYEMDLTRTAVNSFATHCSKLKPEIEGSALKSLEKTLQHKPNYFMDTTKFIKRLATYVAVEHTAFIIPIEDEYGRLCGWYPLRAQRCEVVEAAGQVYLRYLFANGEHGAIEFERVGIMTDFEYTDDLFGEDNRTLKPTMQLIHTQNEGIINAVKNSANIRFLAKVANMLKPEDIKKERQRFTEDNLTADNDSGMIIYDNKFSELKQVESKPYTPNALQMQNIQENVCTHFGTNMDILQNKFDENTWNAYYEGKIEPFAIQLSLVMTNMSFTERERACGNAIFFSANRLQYASNATKLSVSTQLFDRALLNRNGVMDIWNMAHVEDGEKYYIRKEYTEVSELQNSNGKPQIIIQQAPIATGQQAEPQQTPPAAAGEPAGGLGEKEGVNNAD encoded by the coding sequence ATGAAATTTTTAGATTATCTTTTTCATGGTAAAGAGCTGCGATATATCGACAGCTATTTTAAAATGCTGAACGGATACAGCCCGACGTTTACCAGTTATAACGGCGGCGTATATGAAATGGATTTAACCAGAACGGCAGTAAACAGCTTTGCGACACATTGCAGTAAACTTAAGCCGGAGATTGAGGGTAGCGCCCTTAAGTCACTGGAAAAGACACTACAGCATAAGCCCAACTATTTTATGGACACAACAAAATTTATTAAGCGTCTGGCAACGTATGTAGCGGTGGAACACACCGCTTTTATTATACCTATCGAGGACGAGTACGGGCGGCTTTGTGGCTGGTATCCATTGAGGGCGCAACGCTGCGAAGTCGTAGAGGCAGCAGGGCAGGTGTATTTACGGTATCTGTTTGCAAATGGCGAGCATGGAGCTATAGAGTTTGAACGTGTAGGCATTATGACAGATTTTGAATACACAGACGACCTTTTCGGAGAGGACAACAGAACACTTAAGCCAACAATGCAGCTGATACATACGCAAAACGAGGGAATTATAAACGCTGTCAAAAATTCTGCAAATATCCGCTTTCTGGCAAAGGTGGCAAATATGCTGAAACCAGAGGACATAAAGAAAGAGCGACAGCGTTTTACCGAGGATAACTTAACCGCCGACAACGATAGCGGCATGATAATTTATGATAACAAGTTTAGTGAGCTGAAACAGGTAGAGAGCAAACCATACACACCAAACGCATTGCAGATGCAGAATATACAGGAAAATGTATGCACGCATTTTGGCACAAACATGGATATTTTACAAAATAAATTTGATGAAAATACGTGGAATGCTTACTACGAGGGGAAAATAGAACCGTTTGCAATACAGCTATCGCTTGTTATGACAAATATGAGTTTTACCGAGAGAGAAAGAGCTTGCGGTAATGCTATTTTCTTTTCAGCAAACCGCCTGCAATATGCCAGCAACGCAACAAAGCTAAGCGTAAGCACGCAGCTTTTTGACCGTGCATTACTAAACAGAAACGGCGTTATGGATATATGGAACATGGCACACGTTGAGGACGGGGAAAAGTATTATATCCGCAAAGAGTATACCGAGGTAAGCGAACTGCAAAACAGTAATGGAAAGCCACAGATAATTATACAGCAAGCGCCCATAGCAACAGGGCAGCAGGCAGAGCCGCAGCAGACACCGCCAGCGGCAGCAGGCGAACCAGCAGGCGGGCTGGGGGAGAAAGAGGGTGTAAATAATGCCGATTAA
- a CDS encoding terminase large subunit, translating into MPPYRNYIYEYHAKITSGEIIAGKWIKKIYEIIINGLQKQEYFFNAKAANKAIRFIENFCHHSKGRNDLIKLELWQKAIVSVIFGIQDAEKIRIFREIFIVIGRKNGKSLFASAIIAYMAYLEPEYGQEIYCLAPKLDQAALVYDGFYQMVQAEDELAELAKKRRSDIYIAESNTVIKPIAFNAKKSDGFNPQLVVCDEMAAWSGDAGLKQYEVMKSALGARTQPMILSISTAGYINDSIYDELMKRSTSFLKGNSKERRLLPFLYMIDDVEKWNDIDELKKANPNMGVSVKESFFMDEIAVAEGSLSKKAEFLTKYCNIKQNSSIAWLEYQTVENAGVEKTLEDFRDCYAVGGIDLSQTTDLTAASVVIQKDGTLYAFTQFFMPRGRLEYLQATDGVPYDIFVKKGLITLSGENYVDYHDVYGWFTMLLEDYGIRPLKIGYDRYSAQYLITDMANYGFHMDDVYQGENLTPVIREFEGIIKDGDFKIADNNLLKTHFLNVALKHNMETRKFRPIKIEQRAHIDGFVSVIDAMTVRQKYWEECGELLKNAA; encoded by the coding sequence TTGCCGCCTTATCGAAATTATATCTATGAGTACCACGCAAAGATTACAAGCGGCGAAATCATAGCGGGAAAATGGATAAAGAAAATATACGAAATCATTATAAACGGGCTGCAAAAGCAGGAGTATTTTTTTAATGCAAAGGCTGCGAATAAGGCTATACGGTTCATAGAGAACTTTTGCCACCACAGCAAGGGGCGTAATGATTTAATCAAGTTGGAGCTATGGCAGAAAGCCATAGTTTCTGTTATTTTTGGCATACAGGACGCAGAAAAAATACGTATTTTCCGTGAAATTTTTATTGTAATTGGCAGAAAAAATGGAAAAAGTTTATTTGCATCTGCGATTATTGCATACATGGCGTACTTAGAGCCGGAGTACGGACAAGAAATATACTGCTTAGCTCCAAAATTAGACCAAGCAGCGCTGGTGTATGACGGATTTTATCAAATGGTACAGGCAGAGGACGAGTTAGCGGAGCTGGCAAAGAAACGGCGCAGCGATATTTATATTGCGGAGAGCAACACGGTAATAAAACCGATTGCTTTTAATGCCAAGAAGTCAGACGGATTTAACCCGCAGCTTGTGGTATGTGATGAAATGGCAGCATGGAGCGGGGACGCTGGACTAAAGCAGTATGAGGTTATGAAATCCGCTTTAGGCGCACGTACTCAACCTATGATATTGAGCATAAGCACTGCCGGATATATCAACGACAGTATTTATGATGAACTAATGAAACGTAGCACAAGTTTCTTGAAAGGAAACAGCAAAGAGCGCAGGCTATTACCATTCCTTTACATGATTGATGATGTGGAGAAGTGGAACGACATAGACGAACTGAAAAAGGCTAACCCTAACATGGGTGTATCCGTAAAAGAAAGTTTCTTTATGGACGAGATAGCCGTAGCAGAGGGCAGCTTAAGTAAAAAAGCAGAGTTCCTTACAAAGTATTGCAATATCAAGCAGAACAGCTCTATTGCATGGCTGGAATATCAGACAGTAGAGAACGCCGGAGTAGAAAAGACCTTAGAGGACTTTAGGGACTGCTACGCAGTGGGCGGTATTGACTTAAGCCAGACAACGGACTTAACGGCAGCCAGTGTGGTTATTCAGAAAGACGGCACACTGTATGCGTTTACGCAGTTCTTTATGCCACGGGGCAGGCTGGAATACTTACAGGCTACGGACGGCGTGCCGTATGACATATTTGTTAAAAAGGGGCTGATAACCTTAAGCGGCGAGAATTATGTAGACTACCACGACGTTTACGGCTGGTTTACTATGTTACTGGAAGATTACGGAATACGACCTTTAAAAATCGGCTACGACAGATACAGCGCCCAGTACCTTATTACCGATATGGCAAATTATGGTTTTCACATGGACGACGTTTACCAAGGCGAAAACCTTACACCAGTTATAAGGGAGTTTGAGGGCATCATAAAAGACGGCGATTTTAAGATAGCCGACAACAATTTACTAAAGACACATTTCTTAAATGTTGCGCTTAAGCACAACATGGAAACAAGAAAATTCAGACCTATAAAAATCGAGCAGCGGGCGCATATCGACGGCTTTGTATCTGTCATAGATGCAATGACCGTGCGGCAGAAATACTGGGAAGAGTGCGGCGAGCTGCTTAAAAATGCCGCATAG
- a CDS encoding HNH endonuclease signature motif containing protein, whose product MKAWAKSFYLSAAWEKTRAAYLMSQDYICERCGQPAKIVHHKRWLNRENINDISVTLCWDNLEALCQDCHNKEHHKQERHKRYRFDENGGILPPYQKNN is encoded by the coding sequence ATGAAAGCATGGGCTAAGAGTTTTTATTTATCAGCGGCATGGGAAAAAACCAGAGCCGCTTATTTAATGTCACAAGATTATATTTGTGAACGCTGCGGGCAGCCCGCAAAGATAGTGCATCATAAGCGCTGGCTTAACAGAGAGAACATAAACGACATAAGCGTTACGTTATGCTGGGATAACTTAGAGGCGTTGTGCCAAGACTGCCACAACAAGGAACACCACAAACAGGAGAGGCATAAGCGGTATCGGTTCGACGAGAACGGCGGCATACTCCCCCCATATCAGAAAAATAATTAA
- a CDS encoding single-stranded DNA-binding protein, whose translation MNNVSLTGRLTREPELRYGGQDNSTAITRFTLAVDDGKDTDFINIKCFGRIAEWVQKWLSKGSRAEVTGKIKTGSYESQRTGGKVYYTEVVANSVGFGESKAEAEARGQQLPESDGFMNIPEGADEELPFN comes from the coding sequence ATGAATAATGTATCACTTACAGGGCGGCTTACAAGAGAGCCAGAGCTTAGATATGGCGGGCAGGACAATAGCACAGCTATTACCCGCTTTACGCTTGCAGTAGACGACGGGAAAGACACAGATTTTATAAATATTAAGTGTTTCGGGCGTATTGCGGAATGGGTGCAGAAATGGTTAAGCAAAGGCAGCAGGGCAGAGGTTACGGGCAAGATTAAAACGGGCAGCTACGAGAGCCAGCGCACGGGCGGCAAGGTATATTACACAGAGGTTGTGGCAAATAGCGTAGGATTTGGAGAGAGCAAAGCAGAGGCAGAGGCGAGAGGGCAGCAGCTGCCGGAGAGTGACGGGTTTATGAACATACCAGAGGGAGCAGACGAAGAGCTGCCGTTTAATTAA
- a CDS encoding DNA-binding protein — protein MKYRQWKKNYKKKHGVNPPLWLDRKKRRRYIRKRVRRIAASLEVNVEIITKGLEASVMAIKKRLIELQERIVARESEAVEND, from the coding sequence GTGAAATACAGACAGTGGAAAAAGAACTACAAGAAAAAGCACGGAGTAAACCCGCCGTTATGGTTGGACAGGAAAAAGCGGCGTAGGTATATAAGAAAACGGGTAAGACGGATTGCGGCAAGTCTGGAAGTAAATGTTGAAATAATAACTAAAGGCTTAGAGGCATCAGTTATGGCAATAAAAAAGAGGCTGATTGAATTACAAGAGAGAATAGTAGCAAGAGAAAGCGAGGCGGTAGAAAATGACTAA
- a CDS encoding DUF3850 domain-containing protein gives MAKFGINDILNAKTKAAGQQAQTEGYKEIYLSPYEVKAAQENTHQKLENIEELADSFLHVGQEQPTVLARVNGEYRIIDGHRRNAANILNLERGHKEYEKVLYRFMDMSEAMYELRLLAGNGYTQELTAYEKTRLVERTKAALIRAKEEDGLEIQGKMRDLVAAMINESSTNVARMDAINNNATPEIKEQLKEGNLGITAAYEAAKLDEDEQKEIAEKAAAGENVRAKEIAEKVAEKKAGDDYETPHPESITSLCYSCQKYKGCNVKTGTCQKCDQYINKAEAEKTDEQRYSEEQDAIDRQTKKKLQERADAEKMEHLPSEGNTEHKQHEVKIVASYYEDVVSGKKSFELRKNNRGYKQGDSLKMLEFKDGKHTGRTIDADIIYMLEDYTGLTEGYCILGIRVTDYTGKVSETDTESGAEHE, from the coding sequence ATGGCAAAGTTTGGCATTAACGACATTCTGAACGCAAAGACGAAAGCAGCAGGGCAGCAGGCGCAGACAGAGGGATACAAAGAAATCTATTTAAGCCCTTACGAGGTAAAGGCAGCACAGGAGAACACGCACCAGAAATTAGAAAACATAGAAGAGCTGGCAGATAGCTTTTTGCACGTAGGACAGGAACAGCCTACAGTATTGGCGAGAGTAAACGGGGAATACCGTATAATCGACGGACACAGACGTAATGCGGCAAATATTTTGAACTTAGAGCGGGGGCATAAGGAGTATGAGAAAGTGCTTTACCGCTTTATGGATATGAGCGAGGCAATGTATGAGCTGCGCTTATTGGCTGGCAACGGATATACGCAGGAACTTACAGCCTATGAAAAAACCAGATTAGTAGAGCGTACCAAAGCGGCGCTTATCAGAGCCAAGGAAGAGGACGGCTTAGAAATACAAGGTAAAATGCGTGATTTAGTGGCGGCTATGATAAACGAGAGCAGCACGAACGTAGCCAGAATGGACGCAATCAACAACAACGCAACGCCGGAGATTAAAGAGCAGCTGAAAGAGGGCAATTTAGGTATCACTGCTGCATACGAGGCAGCCAAACTGGACGAGGACGAACAGAAAGAAATAGCGGAAAAAGCAGCAGCGGGCGAAAATGTGAGGGCAAAGGAAATAGCGGAAAAAGTAGCAGAGAAAAAGGCGGGGGACGATTACGAAACACCGCACCCAGAGAGCATAACGTCTTTGTGCTATTCCTGCCAGAAATACAAGGGCTGCAACGTAAAAACGGGAACGTGCCAGAAATGCGACCAGTACATAAATAAGGCAGAGGCTGAAAAGACAGACGAACAGCGATACAGCGAAGAGCAGGACGCTATAGACCGCCAGACAAAGAAGAAATTGCAGGAGCGGGCAGACGCAGAAAAAATGGAGCATCTGCCAAGCGAGGGAAATACAGAACATAAGCAGCACGAGGTAAAAATAGTGGCATCTTATTACGAGGACGTAGTAAGCGGGAAAAAGAGCTTTGAGCTGCGGAAAAATAACAGAGGCTATAAACAGGGCGACAGCCTTAAAATGCTGGAATTCAAGGACGGCAAGCACACGGGGCGCACGATTGATGCAGATATTATTTATATGCTGGAAGATTACACAGGGCTTACAGAGGGCTACTGTATTTTGGGTATCAGAGTAACAGACTATACGGGTAAGGTGTCCGAAACGGACACGGAAAGCGGGGCAGAACATGAATAG
- a CDS encoding ParA family protein, producing the protein MKTISILNLKGGVAKTFTAANMAYELYRRGYKVLLIDNDKQGNLSKAYSRYDAENVAPVTKLLAGDWESADELIQHTEYEGIDIVTANMSLFGATWNLTKEDSGNQIERYKALVYAKVQYYGDCTIYGKYDYCIIDNPPDIGLNVVNALAITDEVIVPVKVDEDALEGLDIVTEQIEDAKAFNPALKLAGVLITSYQNTDGEAAGVEWLEQKTDFNILGIIRYSKKVAENTFMRKPIYEYSPCCGAAQGYKKFVTAYTGKAR; encoded by the coding sequence ATGAAAACAATAAGCATTTTGAACTTAAAGGGTGGCGTAGCCAAGACCTTTACAGCAGCAAACATGGCGTATGAGCTTTACAGGCGAGGTTATAAGGTGCTGCTGATTGACAACGACAAGCAGGGAAACTTAAGCAAGGCGTACAGCAGATATGATGCAGAGAACGTAGCACCAGTTACAAAGCTGCTGGCTGGGGACTGGGAAAGCGCAGACGAGCTGATACAGCATACAGAGTATGAGGGTATCGACATTGTAACGGCGAACATGTCACTATTTGGGGCTACGTGGAATTTAACCAAAGAGGACAGCGGAAACCAGATAGAGAGATACAAAGCACTGGTATATGCAAAGGTGCAGTATTACGGAGATTGCACCATATATGGCAAGTATGATTACTGCATCATTGATAACCCGCCGGATATTGGGCTTAATGTTGTAAATGCGCTGGCAATTACAGACGAGGTAATAGTACCCGTAAAGGTGGACGAGGACGCTTTAGAGGGGCTGGATATTGTGACAGAGCAGATAGAGGACGCAAAGGCATTTAACCCAGCATTAAAGCTGGCAGGCGTGCTGATTACGTCATACCAGAACACAGACGGCGAGGCAGCAGGCGTAGAGTGGCTGGAACAAAAGACAGATTTTAATATTTTGGGTATTATTCGGTATTCCAAGAAAGTAGCAGAAAATACTTTCATGCGTAAGCCGATTTATGAGTATAGCCCATGCTGCGGAGCGGCGCAGGGGTATAAGAAATTTGTAACAGCGTATACAGGGAAAGCGAGGTAG
- a CDS encoding VRR-NUC domain-containing protein has translation MRNFRLDDESGHQEALFSWAAYRTEIMPELQYMYHVPNGGKRDKATAAVLKRQGVKAGVPDIMLPAARAGYHGLYIELKAGENTTTKKQKEWLEYLRQQGYYTAVCYGWQPAAQLIEQYLLHSDELTKEQETVTMR, from the coding sequence ATGAGAAACTTTAGACTGGACGACGAAAGCGGGCATCAAGAGGCATTATTTAGCTGGGCTGCATACAGAACAGAGATTATGCCGGAACTGCAATATATGTATCATGTGCCAAACGGCGGCAAACGTGATAAAGCAACAGCAGCGGTGCTTAAGAGGCAGGGCGTAAAGGCTGGCGTGCCGGATATTATGCTACCAGCTGCAAGGGCTGGGTATCATGGGCTTTACATAGAGCTTAAGGCAGGCGAGAACACGACGACCAAGAAACAGAAAGAGTGGTTAGAGTATCTGCGGCAGCAGGGCTATTATACCGCCGTCTGCTACGGCTGGCAGCCAGCAGCGCAGCTGATAGAGCAGTATTTATTACATTCAGACGAGCTTACAAAAGAGCAGGAAACAGTAACCATGCGTTAG